One genomic segment of Parus major isolate Abel chromosome 10, Parus_major1.1, whole genome shotgun sequence includes these proteins:
- the CELF6 gene encoding CUGBP Elav-like family member 6 isoform X10, with translation MKDHDAIKLFVGQIPRNLEESDLKPLFEEFGRIYELTVLKDRFTGMHKGCAFLTYCARDSALKAQSALHEQKTLPGMNRPIQVKPADSEGRGDRKLFVGMLGKQQSEDDVRRLFEPFGQIEECTILRGPDGASKGCAFVKYGSHAEAQAAINSLHGSQTMPGASSSLVVKFADTDKERTLRRMHQMAGQLGIFNPMTIQFGAYGAYTQAIMQQQAALMAAAQGTCLNPMAAIAAAQMQQMAAFNVSGLVAAPLTPSSGTSTPPGISTAPVPSIATPIGVNGFSPLPPQTNGQPASETIYTNGIHPYPAQSPTVADPLQQAYAGMQHYAAAYPTAYAPISQAFPQQAPLIPQQQREGPEGCNLFIYHLPQEFGDAELTQMFLPFGNVISAKVFVDRATNQSKCFGFVSFDNPTSAQAAIQAMNGFQIGMKRLKVQLKRPKDANRPY, from the exons ATGAAGGACCACGACGCCATCAAGCTGTTCGTGGGGCAAATTCCGCGCAACCTGGAGGAGAGCGACCTCAAGCCGCTCTTCGAGGAGTTCGGCCGCATCTACGAGCTCACCGTGCTCAAGGATCGCTTCACCGGCATGCACAAAG GCTGTGCCTTCCTCACCTACTGCGCCCGCGACTCCGCACTGAAGGCACAGAGCGCCCTGCACGAGCAGAAGACACTGCCAGGG ATGAACCGCCCCATCCAGGTGAAGCCGGCCGACAGCGAGGGCCGAGGAG ACAGGAAGCTCTTCGTGGGCatgctggggaagcagcagagcgAGGACGATGTCCGCCGCCTCTTTGAGCCCTTTGGCCAGATTGAGGAGTGCACCATCCTCCGAGGGCCTGATGGAGCCAGCAAAG GTTGTGCCTTTGTGAAATACGGCAGCCACGCTGAGGCACAGGCTGCCATCAACAGCCTGCACGGCAGCCAAACCATGCCG GGTGCCTCGTCCAGCCTGGTGGTGAAGTTTGCAGACACGGATAAGGAGAGGACCCTGCGGCGGATGCATCAGATGGCGGGGCAGCTGGGCATCTTCAATCCCATGACCATCCAGTTCGGCGCCTACGGGGCCTACACGCAAGCG ATcatgcagcagcaggcagccctGATGGCGGCCGCGCAGGGCACCTGCCTCAACCCCATGGCTGCCATCGCTGCTGCCCAGATGCAACAAATGGCTGCCTTCAATGTCAGCGGGCTGGTGGCTGCCCCCCTCACCCCCTCTTCAG GTACGAGCACCCCTCCCGGGATCAGCACGGCGCCGGTGCCCAGCATCGCCACGCCCATTGGGGTGAATGGCTTCAGCCCGCTGCCGCCCCAGACCAACGGGCAGCCCGCCTCCGAGACCATCTACACCAACGGCATCCACCCCTACCCAG CTCAAAGCCCCACGGTGGCAGACCCCCTCCAGCAGGCCTACGCCGGCATGCAGCACTATGCAG CAGCATATCCCACTGCCTATGCTCCCATCAGCCAAGCCTTTCCCCAGCAAGCACCCctcatcccacagcagcagagagaag GTCCCGAGGGCTGTAACCTGTTTATTTATCACCTGCCCCAGGAGTTTGGGGACGCGGAGCTCACGCAGATGTTTCTGCCTTTCGGCAACGTCATCTCTGCCAAAGTCTTTGTGGACCGTGCCACCAACCAGAGTAAATGCTTTG gTTTCGTCAGTTTTGACAATCCGACGAGTGCTCAGGCAGCCATTCAGGCCATGAATGGCTTCCAGATCGGCATGAAGAGGCTAAAAGTGCAGCTAAAGCGGCCGAAAGACGCCAACAGACCCTACTGA
- the CELF6 gene encoding CUGBP Elav-like family member 6 isoform X7 yields the protein MQLPQVPAPGPRPPVLWVPAGSKILCIEMNRPIQVKPADSEGRGDRKLFVGMLGKQQSEDDVRRLFEPFGQIEECTILRGPDGASKGCAFVKYGSHAEAQAAINSLHGSQTMPGASSSLVVKFADTDKERTLRRMHQMAGQLGIFNPMTIQFGAYGAYTQAIMQQQAALMAAAQGTCLNPMAAIAAAQMQQMAAFNVSGLVAAPLTPSSGTSTPPGISTAPVPSIATPIGVNGFSPLPPQTNGQPASETIYTNGIHPYPAQSPTVADPLQQAYAGMQHYAAAYPTAYAPISQAFPQQAPLIPQQQREGPEGCNLFIYHLPQEFGDAELTQMFLPFGNVISAKVFVDRATNQSKCFGFVSFDNPTSAQAAIQAMNGFQIGMKRLKVQLKRPKDANRPY from the exons ATGCAGCTGCCGCAGGTGCCGGCGccggggccgcggccgcccgTGCTGTGGGTGCCCGCCGGGTCCAAGATCCTCTGCATCGAG ATGAACCGCCCCATCCAGGTGAAGCCGGCCGACAGCGAGGGCCGAGGAG ACAGGAAGCTCTTCGTGGGCatgctggggaagcagcagagcgAGGACGATGTCCGCCGCCTCTTTGAGCCCTTTGGCCAGATTGAGGAGTGCACCATCCTCCGAGGGCCTGATGGAGCCAGCAAAG GTTGTGCCTTTGTGAAATACGGCAGCCACGCTGAGGCACAGGCTGCCATCAACAGCCTGCACGGCAGCCAAACCATGCCG GGTGCCTCGTCCAGCCTGGTGGTGAAGTTTGCAGACACGGATAAGGAGAGGACCCTGCGGCGGATGCATCAGATGGCGGGGCAGCTGGGCATCTTCAATCCCATGACCATCCAGTTCGGCGCCTACGGGGCCTACACGCAAGCG ATcatgcagcagcaggcagccctGATGGCGGCCGCGCAGGGCACCTGCCTCAACCCCATGGCTGCCATCGCTGCTGCCCAGATGCAACAAATGGCTGCCTTCAATGTCAGCGGGCTGGTGGCTGCCCCCCTCACCCCCTCTTCAG GTACGAGCACCCCTCCCGGGATCAGCACGGCGCCGGTGCCCAGCATCGCCACGCCCATTGGGGTGAATGGCTTCAGCCCGCTGCCGCCCCAGACCAACGGGCAGCCCGCCTCCGAGACCATCTACACCAACGGCATCCACCCCTACCCAG CTCAAAGCCCCACGGTGGCAGACCCCCTCCAGCAGGCCTACGCCGGCATGCAGCACTATGCAG CAGCATATCCCACTGCCTATGCTCCCATCAGCCAAGCCTTTCCCCAGCAAGCACCCctcatcccacagcagcagagagaag GTCCCGAGGGCTGTAACCTGTTTATTTATCACCTGCCCCAGGAGTTTGGGGACGCGGAGCTCACGCAGATGTTTCTGCCTTTCGGCAACGTCATCTCTGCCAAAGTCTTTGTGGACCGTGCCACCAACCAGAGTAAATGCTTTG gTTTCGTCAGTTTTGACAATCCGACGAGTGCTCAGGCAGCCATTCAGGCCATGAATGGCTTCCAGATCGGCATGAAGAGGCTAAAAGTGCAGCTAAAGCGGCCGAAAGACGCCAACAGACCCTACTGA
- the CELF6 gene encoding CUGBP Elav-like family member 6 isoform X1, whose product MKDHDAIKLFVGQIPRNLEESDLKPLFEEFGRIYELTVLKDRFTGMHKGCAFLTYCARDSALKAQSALHEQKTLPGMNRPIQVKPADSEGRGEDRKLFVGMLGKQQSEDDVRRLFEPFGQIEECTILRGPDGASKGCAFVKYGSHAEAQAAINSLHGSQTMPGASSSLVVKFADTDKERTLRRMHQMAGQLGIFNPMTIQFGAYGAYTQAIMQQQAALMAAAQGTCLNPMAAIAAAQMQQMAAFNVSGLVAAPLTPSSGTSTPPGISTAPVPSIATPIGVNGFSPLPPQTNGQPASETIYTNGIHPYPAQSPTVADPLQQAYAGMQHYAAAYPTAYAPISQAFPQQAPLIPQQQREGPEGCNLFIYHLPQEFGDAELTQMFLPFGNVISAKVFVDRATNQSKCFGFVSFDNPTSAQAAIQAMNGFQIGMKRLKVQLKRPKDANRPY is encoded by the exons ATGAAGGACCACGACGCCATCAAGCTGTTCGTGGGGCAAATTCCGCGCAACCTGGAGGAGAGCGACCTCAAGCCGCTCTTCGAGGAGTTCGGCCGCATCTACGAGCTCACCGTGCTCAAGGATCGCTTCACCGGCATGCACAAAG GCTGTGCCTTCCTCACCTACTGCGCCCGCGACTCCGCACTGAAGGCACAGAGCGCCCTGCACGAGCAGAAGACACTGCCAGGG ATGAACCGCCCCATCCAGGTGAAGCCGGCCGACAGCGAGGGCCGAGGAG aagACAGGAAGCTCTTCGTGGGCatgctggggaagcagcagagcgAGGACGATGTCCGCCGCCTCTTTGAGCCCTTTGGCCAGATTGAGGAGTGCACCATCCTCCGAGGGCCTGATGGAGCCAGCAAAG GTTGTGCCTTTGTGAAATACGGCAGCCACGCTGAGGCACAGGCTGCCATCAACAGCCTGCACGGCAGCCAAACCATGCCG GGTGCCTCGTCCAGCCTGGTGGTGAAGTTTGCAGACACGGATAAGGAGAGGACCCTGCGGCGGATGCATCAGATGGCGGGGCAGCTGGGCATCTTCAATCCCATGACCATCCAGTTCGGCGCCTACGGGGCCTACACGCAAGCG ATcatgcagcagcaggcagccctGATGGCGGCCGCGCAGGGCACCTGCCTCAACCCCATGGCTGCCATCGCTGCTGCCCAGATGCAACAAATGGCTGCCTTCAATGTCAGCGGGCTGGTGGCTGCCCCCCTCACCCCCTCTTCAG GTACGAGCACCCCTCCCGGGATCAGCACGGCGCCGGTGCCCAGCATCGCCACGCCCATTGGGGTGAATGGCTTCAGCCCGCTGCCGCCCCAGACCAACGGGCAGCCCGCCTCCGAGACCATCTACACCAACGGCATCCACCCCTACCCAG CTCAAAGCCCCACGGTGGCAGACCCCCTCCAGCAGGCCTACGCCGGCATGCAGCACTATGCAG CAGCATATCCCACTGCCTATGCTCCCATCAGCCAAGCCTTTCCCCAGCAAGCACCCctcatcccacagcagcagagagaag GTCCCGAGGGCTGTAACCTGTTTATTTATCACCTGCCCCAGGAGTTTGGGGACGCGGAGCTCACGCAGATGTTTCTGCCTTTCGGCAACGTCATCTCTGCCAAAGTCTTTGTGGACCGTGCCACCAACCAGAGTAAATGCTTTG gTTTCGTCAGTTTTGACAATCCGACGAGTGCTCAGGCAGCCATTCAGGCCATGAATGGCTTCCAGATCGGCATGAAGAGGCTAAAAGTGCAGCTAAAGCGGCCGAAAGACGCCAACAGACCCTACTGA
- the CELF6 gene encoding CUGBP Elav-like family member 6 isoform X9: MNRPIQVKPADSEGRGDRKLFVGMLGKQQSEDDVRRLFEPFGQIEECTILRGPDGASKGCAFVKYGSHAEAQAAINSLHGSQTMPGASSSLVVKFADTDKERTLRRMHQMAGQLGIFNPMTIQFGAYGAYTQAIMQQQAALMAAAQGTCLNPMAAIAAAQMQQMAAFNVSGLVAAPLTPSSGTSTPPGISTAPVPSIATPIGVNGFSPLPPQTNGQPASETIYTNGIHPYPAQSPTVADPLQQAYAGMQHYAAAYPTAYAPISQAFPQQAPLIPQQQREGPEGCNLFIYHLPQEFGDAELTQMFLPFGNVISAKVFVDRATNQSKCFGFVSFDNPTSAQAAIQAMNGFQIGMKRLKVQLKRPKDANRPY; the protein is encoded by the exons ATGAACCGCCCCATCCAGGTGAAGCCGGCCGACAGCGAGGGCCGAGGAG ACAGGAAGCTCTTCGTGGGCatgctggggaagcagcagagcgAGGACGATGTCCGCCGCCTCTTTGAGCCCTTTGGCCAGATTGAGGAGTGCACCATCCTCCGAGGGCCTGATGGAGCCAGCAAAG GTTGTGCCTTTGTGAAATACGGCAGCCACGCTGAGGCACAGGCTGCCATCAACAGCCTGCACGGCAGCCAAACCATGCCG GGTGCCTCGTCCAGCCTGGTGGTGAAGTTTGCAGACACGGATAAGGAGAGGACCCTGCGGCGGATGCATCAGATGGCGGGGCAGCTGGGCATCTTCAATCCCATGACCATCCAGTTCGGCGCCTACGGGGCCTACACGCAAGCG ATcatgcagcagcaggcagccctGATGGCGGCCGCGCAGGGCACCTGCCTCAACCCCATGGCTGCCATCGCTGCTGCCCAGATGCAACAAATGGCTGCCTTCAATGTCAGCGGGCTGGTGGCTGCCCCCCTCACCCCCTCTTCAG GTACGAGCACCCCTCCCGGGATCAGCACGGCGCCGGTGCCCAGCATCGCCACGCCCATTGGGGTGAATGGCTTCAGCCCGCTGCCGCCCCAGACCAACGGGCAGCCCGCCTCCGAGACCATCTACACCAACGGCATCCACCCCTACCCAG CTCAAAGCCCCACGGTGGCAGACCCCCTCCAGCAGGCCTACGCCGGCATGCAGCACTATGCAG CAGCATATCCCACTGCCTATGCTCCCATCAGCCAAGCCTTTCCCCAGCAAGCACCCctcatcccacagcagcagagagaag GTCCCGAGGGCTGTAACCTGTTTATTTATCACCTGCCCCAGGAGTTTGGGGACGCGGAGCTCACGCAGATGTTTCTGCCTTTCGGCAACGTCATCTCTGCCAAAGTCTTTGTGGACCGTGCCACCAACCAGAGTAAATGCTTTG gTTTCGTCAGTTTTGACAATCCGACGAGTGCTCAGGCAGCCATTCAGGCCATGAATGGCTTCCAGATCGGCATGAAGAGGCTAAAAGTGCAGCTAAAGCGGCCGAAAGACGCCAACAGACCCTACTGA
- the CELF6 gene encoding CUGBP Elav-like family member 6 isoform X5: MQLPQVPAPGPRPPVLWVPAGSKILCIEMNRPIQVKPADSEGRGEDRKLFVGMLGKQQSEDDVRRLFEPFGQIEECTILRGPDGASKGCAFVKYGSHAEAQAAINSLHGSQTMPGASSSLVVKFADTDKERTLRRMHQMAGQLGIFNPMTIQFGAYGAYTQAIMQQQAALMAAAQGTCLNPMAAIAAAQMQQMAAFNVSGLVAAPLTPSSGTSTPPGISTAPVPSIATPIGVNGFSPLPPQTNGQPASETIYTNGIHPYPAQSPTVADPLQQAYAGMQHYAAAYPTAYAPISQAFPQQAPLIPQQQREGPEGCNLFIYHLPQEFGDAELTQMFLPFGNVISAKVFVDRATNQSKCFGFVSFDNPTSAQAAIQAMNGFQIGMKRLKVQLKRPKDANRPY, encoded by the exons ATGCAGCTGCCGCAGGTGCCGGCGccggggccgcggccgcccgTGCTGTGGGTGCCCGCCGGGTCCAAGATCCTCTGCATCGAG ATGAACCGCCCCATCCAGGTGAAGCCGGCCGACAGCGAGGGCCGAGGAG aagACAGGAAGCTCTTCGTGGGCatgctggggaagcagcagagcgAGGACGATGTCCGCCGCCTCTTTGAGCCCTTTGGCCAGATTGAGGAGTGCACCATCCTCCGAGGGCCTGATGGAGCCAGCAAAG GTTGTGCCTTTGTGAAATACGGCAGCCACGCTGAGGCACAGGCTGCCATCAACAGCCTGCACGGCAGCCAAACCATGCCG GGTGCCTCGTCCAGCCTGGTGGTGAAGTTTGCAGACACGGATAAGGAGAGGACCCTGCGGCGGATGCATCAGATGGCGGGGCAGCTGGGCATCTTCAATCCCATGACCATCCAGTTCGGCGCCTACGGGGCCTACACGCAAGCG ATcatgcagcagcaggcagccctGATGGCGGCCGCGCAGGGCACCTGCCTCAACCCCATGGCTGCCATCGCTGCTGCCCAGATGCAACAAATGGCTGCCTTCAATGTCAGCGGGCTGGTGGCTGCCCCCCTCACCCCCTCTTCAG GTACGAGCACCCCTCCCGGGATCAGCACGGCGCCGGTGCCCAGCATCGCCACGCCCATTGGGGTGAATGGCTTCAGCCCGCTGCCGCCCCAGACCAACGGGCAGCCCGCCTCCGAGACCATCTACACCAACGGCATCCACCCCTACCCAG CTCAAAGCCCCACGGTGGCAGACCCCCTCCAGCAGGCCTACGCCGGCATGCAGCACTATGCAG CAGCATATCCCACTGCCTATGCTCCCATCAGCCAAGCCTTTCCCCAGCAAGCACCCctcatcccacagcagcagagagaag GTCCCGAGGGCTGTAACCTGTTTATTTATCACCTGCCCCAGGAGTTTGGGGACGCGGAGCTCACGCAGATGTTTCTGCCTTTCGGCAACGTCATCTCTGCCAAAGTCTTTGTGGACCGTGCCACCAACCAGAGTAAATGCTTTG gTTTCGTCAGTTTTGACAATCCGACGAGTGCTCAGGCAGCCATTCAGGCCATGAATGGCTTCCAGATCGGCATGAAGAGGCTAAAAGTGCAGCTAAAGCGGCCGAAAGACGCCAACAGACCCTACTGA
- the CELF6 gene encoding CUGBP Elav-like family member 6 isoform X4, with product MKDHDAIKLFVGQIPRNLEESDLKPLFEEFGRIYELTVLKDRFTGMHKGCAFLTYCARDSALKAQSALHEQKTLPGMNRPIQVKPADSEGRGEDRKLFVGMLGKQQSEDDVRRLFEPFGQIEECTILRGPDGASKGCAFVKYGSHAEAQAAINSLHGSQTMPGASSSLVVKFADTDKERTLRRMHQMAGQLGIFNPMTIQFGAYGAYTQAIMQQQAALMAAAQGTCLNPMAAIAAAQMQQMAAFNVSGLVAAPLTPSSGTSTPPGISTAPVPSIATPIGVNGFSPLPPQTNGQPASETIYTNGIHPYPAYPTAYAPISQAFPQQAPLIPQQQREGPEGCNLFIYHLPQEFGDAELTQMFLPFGNVISAKVFVDRATNQSKCFGFVSFDNPTSAQAAIQAMNGFQIGMKRLKVQLKRPKDANRPY from the exons ATGAAGGACCACGACGCCATCAAGCTGTTCGTGGGGCAAATTCCGCGCAACCTGGAGGAGAGCGACCTCAAGCCGCTCTTCGAGGAGTTCGGCCGCATCTACGAGCTCACCGTGCTCAAGGATCGCTTCACCGGCATGCACAAAG GCTGTGCCTTCCTCACCTACTGCGCCCGCGACTCCGCACTGAAGGCACAGAGCGCCCTGCACGAGCAGAAGACACTGCCAGGG ATGAACCGCCCCATCCAGGTGAAGCCGGCCGACAGCGAGGGCCGAGGAG aagACAGGAAGCTCTTCGTGGGCatgctggggaagcagcagagcgAGGACGATGTCCGCCGCCTCTTTGAGCCCTTTGGCCAGATTGAGGAGTGCACCATCCTCCGAGGGCCTGATGGAGCCAGCAAAG GTTGTGCCTTTGTGAAATACGGCAGCCACGCTGAGGCACAGGCTGCCATCAACAGCCTGCACGGCAGCCAAACCATGCCG GGTGCCTCGTCCAGCCTGGTGGTGAAGTTTGCAGACACGGATAAGGAGAGGACCCTGCGGCGGATGCATCAGATGGCGGGGCAGCTGGGCATCTTCAATCCCATGACCATCCAGTTCGGCGCCTACGGGGCCTACACGCAAGCG ATcatgcagcagcaggcagccctGATGGCGGCCGCGCAGGGCACCTGCCTCAACCCCATGGCTGCCATCGCTGCTGCCCAGATGCAACAAATGGCTGCCTTCAATGTCAGCGGGCTGGTGGCTGCCCCCCTCACCCCCTCTTCAG GTACGAGCACCCCTCCCGGGATCAGCACGGCGCCGGTGCCCAGCATCGCCACGCCCATTGGGGTGAATGGCTTCAGCCCGCTGCCGCCCCAGACCAACGGGCAGCCCGCCTCCGAGACCATCTACACCAACGGCATCCACCCCTACCCAG CATATCCCACTGCCTATGCTCCCATCAGCCAAGCCTTTCCCCAGCAAGCACCCctcatcccacagcagcagagagaag GTCCCGAGGGCTGTAACCTGTTTATTTATCACCTGCCCCAGGAGTTTGGGGACGCGGAGCTCACGCAGATGTTTCTGCCTTTCGGCAACGTCATCTCTGCCAAAGTCTTTGTGGACCGTGCCACCAACCAGAGTAAATGCTTTG gTTTCGTCAGTTTTGACAATCCGACGAGTGCTCAGGCAGCCATTCAGGCCATGAATGGCTTCCAGATCGGCATGAAGAGGCTAAAAGTGCAGCTAAAGCGGCCGAAAGACGCCAACAGACCCTACTGA
- the CELF6 gene encoding CUGBP Elav-like family member 6 isoform X2 codes for MKDHDAIKLFVGQIPRNLEESDLKPLFEEFGRIYELTVLKDRFTGMHKGCAFLTYCARDSALKAQSALHEQKTLPGMNRPIQVKPADSEGRGEDRKLFVGMLGKQQSEDDVRRLFEPFGQIEECTILRGPDGASKGCAFVKYGSHAEAQAAINSLHGSQTMPGASSSLVVKFADTDKERTLRRMHQMAGQLGIFNPMTIQFGAYGAYTQAIMQQQAALMAAAQGTCLNPMAAIAAAQMQQMAAFNVSGLVAAPLTPSSGTSTPPGISTAPVPSIATPIGVNGFSPLPPQTNGQPASETIYTNGIHPYPAQSPTVADPLQQAYAGMQHYAAYPTAYAPISQAFPQQAPLIPQQQREGPEGCNLFIYHLPQEFGDAELTQMFLPFGNVISAKVFVDRATNQSKCFGFVSFDNPTSAQAAIQAMNGFQIGMKRLKVQLKRPKDANRPY; via the exons ATGAAGGACCACGACGCCATCAAGCTGTTCGTGGGGCAAATTCCGCGCAACCTGGAGGAGAGCGACCTCAAGCCGCTCTTCGAGGAGTTCGGCCGCATCTACGAGCTCACCGTGCTCAAGGATCGCTTCACCGGCATGCACAAAG GCTGTGCCTTCCTCACCTACTGCGCCCGCGACTCCGCACTGAAGGCACAGAGCGCCCTGCACGAGCAGAAGACACTGCCAGGG ATGAACCGCCCCATCCAGGTGAAGCCGGCCGACAGCGAGGGCCGAGGAG aagACAGGAAGCTCTTCGTGGGCatgctggggaagcagcagagcgAGGACGATGTCCGCCGCCTCTTTGAGCCCTTTGGCCAGATTGAGGAGTGCACCATCCTCCGAGGGCCTGATGGAGCCAGCAAAG GTTGTGCCTTTGTGAAATACGGCAGCCACGCTGAGGCACAGGCTGCCATCAACAGCCTGCACGGCAGCCAAACCATGCCG GGTGCCTCGTCCAGCCTGGTGGTGAAGTTTGCAGACACGGATAAGGAGAGGACCCTGCGGCGGATGCATCAGATGGCGGGGCAGCTGGGCATCTTCAATCCCATGACCATCCAGTTCGGCGCCTACGGGGCCTACACGCAAGCG ATcatgcagcagcaggcagccctGATGGCGGCCGCGCAGGGCACCTGCCTCAACCCCATGGCTGCCATCGCTGCTGCCCAGATGCAACAAATGGCTGCCTTCAATGTCAGCGGGCTGGTGGCTGCCCCCCTCACCCCCTCTTCAG GTACGAGCACCCCTCCCGGGATCAGCACGGCGCCGGTGCCCAGCATCGCCACGCCCATTGGGGTGAATGGCTTCAGCCCGCTGCCGCCCCAGACCAACGGGCAGCCCGCCTCCGAGACCATCTACACCAACGGCATCCACCCCTACCCAG CTCAAAGCCCCACGGTGGCAGACCCCCTCCAGCAGGCCTACGCCGGCATGCAGCACTATGCAG CATATCCCACTGCCTATGCTCCCATCAGCCAAGCCTTTCCCCAGCAAGCACCCctcatcccacagcagcagagagaag GTCCCGAGGGCTGTAACCTGTTTATTTATCACCTGCCCCAGGAGTTTGGGGACGCGGAGCTCACGCAGATGTTTCTGCCTTTCGGCAACGTCATCTCTGCCAAAGTCTTTGTGGACCGTGCCACCAACCAGAGTAAATGCTTTG gTTTCGTCAGTTTTGACAATCCGACGAGTGCTCAGGCAGCCATTCAGGCCATGAATGGCTTCCAGATCGGCATGAAGAGGCTAAAAGTGCAGCTAAAGCGGCCGAAAGACGCCAACAGACCCTACTGA
- the CELF6 gene encoding CUGBP Elav-like family member 6 isoform X6 codes for MKDHDAIKLFVGQIPRNLEESDLKPLFEEFGRIYELTVLKDRFTGMHKGCAFLTYCARDSALKAQSALHEQKTLPGMNRPIQVKPADSEGRGEDRKLFVGMLGKQQSEDDVRRLFEPFGQIEECTILRGPDGASKGCAFVKYGSHAEAQAAINSLHGSQTMPGASSSLVVKFADTDKERTLRRMHQMAGQLGIFNPMTIQFGAYGAYTQAIMQQQAALMAAAQGTCLNPMAAIAAAQMQQMAAFNVSGLVAAPLTPSSGTSTPPGISTAPVPSIATPIGVNGFSPLPPQTNGQPASETIYTNGIHPYPGPEGCNLFIYHLPQEFGDAELTQMFLPFGNVISAKVFVDRATNQSKCFGFVSFDNPTSAQAAIQAMNGFQIGMKRLKVQLKRPKDANRPY; via the exons ATGAAGGACCACGACGCCATCAAGCTGTTCGTGGGGCAAATTCCGCGCAACCTGGAGGAGAGCGACCTCAAGCCGCTCTTCGAGGAGTTCGGCCGCATCTACGAGCTCACCGTGCTCAAGGATCGCTTCACCGGCATGCACAAAG GCTGTGCCTTCCTCACCTACTGCGCCCGCGACTCCGCACTGAAGGCACAGAGCGCCCTGCACGAGCAGAAGACACTGCCAGGG ATGAACCGCCCCATCCAGGTGAAGCCGGCCGACAGCGAGGGCCGAGGAG aagACAGGAAGCTCTTCGTGGGCatgctggggaagcagcagagcgAGGACGATGTCCGCCGCCTCTTTGAGCCCTTTGGCCAGATTGAGGAGTGCACCATCCTCCGAGGGCCTGATGGAGCCAGCAAAG GTTGTGCCTTTGTGAAATACGGCAGCCACGCTGAGGCACAGGCTGCCATCAACAGCCTGCACGGCAGCCAAACCATGCCG GGTGCCTCGTCCAGCCTGGTGGTGAAGTTTGCAGACACGGATAAGGAGAGGACCCTGCGGCGGATGCATCAGATGGCGGGGCAGCTGGGCATCTTCAATCCCATGACCATCCAGTTCGGCGCCTACGGGGCCTACACGCAAGCG ATcatgcagcagcaggcagccctGATGGCGGCCGCGCAGGGCACCTGCCTCAACCCCATGGCTGCCATCGCTGCTGCCCAGATGCAACAAATGGCTGCCTTCAATGTCAGCGGGCTGGTGGCTGCCCCCCTCACCCCCTCTTCAG GTACGAGCACCCCTCCCGGGATCAGCACGGCGCCGGTGCCCAGCATCGCCACGCCCATTGGGGTGAATGGCTTCAGCCCGCTGCCGCCCCAGACCAACGGGCAGCCCGCCTCCGAGACCATCTACACCAACGGCATCCACCCCTACCCAG GTCCCGAGGGCTGTAACCTGTTTATTTATCACCTGCCCCAGGAGTTTGGGGACGCGGAGCTCACGCAGATGTTTCTGCCTTTCGGCAACGTCATCTCTGCCAAAGTCTTTGTGGACCGTGCCACCAACCAGAGTAAATGCTTTG gTTTCGTCAGTTTTGACAATCCGACGAGTGCTCAGGCAGCCATTCAGGCCATGAATGGCTTCCAGATCGGCATGAAGAGGCTAAAAGTGCAGCTAAAGCGGCCGAAAGACGCCAACAGACCCTACTGA